TTTGGGTTGGTATTGTGGTCAATACTTGCAGCGATAGCGTACTTTTTGAATAATTATTTCAATGGTAAACCTGTAATCAGCACTAATTATTCAATGTTTAAACTTATAGGTATCATTGCGGTAATATTTTTGATTGCCGATATCTTAAGAATAGCTACCTACTGGTTAATGACACGTCAGCATAAGCCTCAGGCTGAAGGTTCAATGATCGGGCAGATGTATCAGTTACTGGCGATACTGTTAAGCATCCTCGCTATAGCGGATAGTTTAGGGAAACTTACGGCGTTCGGGACGTTTCTTTCATTATTCGGGGGGATGTTGTTAGGATGGTCACTACAGGCGCCGGTAAGCGGGTTCGCTGCATGGGTGTTGGTCTCACTTAAGCGTCCTATCCGCCCGGGTGATCGCGTACAGTTCCCAAGCCTCGGCCTTATTGGCGACGTCAAGGGGTTTGATATCATGCATACAACGCTTAATCAGGTGGGGGGTACTGTCGGTAGTGAGGAAGCTGTAGGGCGCTATATCCTCGTTCCTAACGCTATGCTGTTCAGCCAGGTGATTATTAATTATACCGTTACACAGGAAGCGGCGTATATGCTTGATGAGGTTGTTATACGTATAACGTATGATTCAAACTGGGATGTTGCGGAAAAAATATTGGTTGATGC
The sequence above is drawn from the Elusimicrobiota bacterium genome and encodes:
- a CDS encoding ParB N-terminal domain-containing protein encodes the protein MVNRDAKMNKQIFFGLVLWSILAAIAYFLNNYFNGKPVISTNYSMFKLIGIIAVIFLIADILRIATYWLMTRQHKPQAEGSMIGQMYQLLAILLSILAIADSLGKLTAFGTFLSLFGGMLLGWSLQAPVSGFAAWVLVSLKRPIRPGDRVQFPSLGLIGDVKGFDIMHTTLNQVGGTVGSEEAVGRYILVPNAMLFSQVIINYTVTQEAAYMLDEVVIRITYDSNWDVAEKILVDAASEVTKDIIAATGKQPYIRSDWYDYGVYLRLRFQTKVMERVEVQYKIMKKIFEEIQNAPSVDLAIPYVYSYRAGADKKDADAAAVISDKELKYMREIDISHIRPTVQTGVDQEEVKKLIESITSKGLLQPIMVIQNPRDGVYDILAGNLRYEACKQLGWKTISAIVKPLEPEKNHH